The nucleotide window ACAGGGATAGGGCTTTCAATTTGCAAAAAAATTGTAGAGAGGCATGGAGGACGGATTTGGGTAGAATCCGAACCAGGTAAAGGTTCGACTTTTTACTTCACTTTACCAGTAACTTCTATAAATATCTTATGACAATGACTTTACTATAAATGACTTTACTATAAATTTCATAATACTGACCTTACCGTGAAATCCTGATAACGACTACACCCTAAAAAAGTTCGATCTTTATAAGTTTGGTTCATATTCGACAACTAGTCTCGTGAAAGCTCAAAATTTTTGACATATAATAGGACGGCCATATAAATGAGAACTCGAATAGCATTTAAACCGGTAGAGATTCTTGTAGTAGAAGACAGCAAAGGCGATATTGGACTGATAGAAGAAGGATTCGAAGATGCAAAAATCGGGAACATTCTTCATATTGTAGAAGATGGAGAAGAAGCAATAGCTTTTTTACGTGGTGAAGGACAGTTTTCAGGCTCTCCGCGTCCGGATATAATACTTCTGGATTTAAATTTGCCAAAAAAAGACGGGCGTGAGGTTCTTGAGGAAGTAAAAGGCGATGATGAACTTAAAAATATACCTATTGTGGTTTTAACCACTTCGAAAGCTGAGGAGGACATCCTGAGATCTTATAATCTTCATGCCAATGCATATATTACTAAACCTGTTGATTTTGACCAGTTTCTGGACGTAGTTAGATCCATAGAAAACTTCTGGCTTGAGATTGTAAAGTTACCCTCGAAGTAAGACTCGAATTACCTGGATAGGATGGTTTGA belongs to Methanosarcina barkeri 3 and includes:
- a CDS encoding response regulator encodes the protein MRTRIAFKPVEILVVEDSKGDIGLIEEGFEDAKIGNILHIVEDGEEAIAFLRGEGQFSGSPRPDIILLDLNLPKKDGREVLEEVKGDDELKNIPIVVLTTSKAEEDILRSYNLHANAYITKPVDFDQFLDVVRSIENFWLEIVKLPSK